From the genome of Primulina eburnea isolate SZY01 chromosome 12, ASM2296580v1, whole genome shotgun sequence, one region includes:
- the LOC140807744 gene encoding protein RGF1 INDUCIBLE TRANSCRIPTION FACTOR 1-like — MGAGGPDEEDNRWPPWLKPLLKEQFFVQCKFHVDSHKSECNMYCLDCMNGPLCSLCLAHHKDHRAIQIRRSSYHDVIRVSEIQKFLDISSVQTYIINSAKVVFLNERPQPRPGKGVTNTCEVCERSLLDSFRFCSLGCKIVGTSNNNGIQKNKLSPEKKRPHPAAVEDSDDSRSSSSSSRVQGRSPNKLPSFVPSTPPPTSASHRAAKRRKGIPHRAPMGGVLTEI; from the exons ATG GGAGCTGGAGGACCTGATGAAGAGGATAACCGATGGCCTCCATGGCTGAAGCCGCTGTTGAAGGAACAGTTCTTTGTTCAATGCAAATTTCATGTTGATTCACACAAGAGTGAATGCAATATGTACTGTTTGGACTGTATGAATGGTCCTCTCTGTTCACTGTGTTTGGCTCATCACAAGGACCATCGCGCAATTCAG ATAAGGAGGTCATCATACCACGATGTTATAAGGGTGTCTGAAATCCAAAAGTTTCTTGACATCAGCTCTGTTCAGACATACATAATCAACAGTGCTAAAGTTGTTTTCTTGAATGAAAGGCCACAGCCTAGGCCTGGGAAAGGCGTCACCAACACCTGCGAGGTCTGTGAGCGTAGCCTTCTTGATTCCTTCAGATTCTGCTCTCTCGGTTGCAAG ATTGTCGGGACATCGAACAACAACGGTATTCAAAAGAACAAACTGTCGCCAGAGAAGAAAAGGCCACATCCGGCGGCGGTGGAGGATTCAGATGATTCCCGAAGCAGCAGCAGTAGCAGCCGCGTCCAAGGCCGGAGCCCCAACAAGCTTCCCAGCTTTGTCCCGTCAACGCCTCCCCCTACGTCTGCTAGTCACCGAGCCGCCAAAAGAAGAAAGGGTATCCCCCATAGAGCCCCAATGGGAGGAGTTCTGACTGAAATATAA